AAGCAGAGCAGATCAAGAAGACCGGCGCCAGGATAGTCGTTGCCCCCTGTCACAATTGTATTGATCAGTTGAGCGAATTGAATAAAGAATACAAGCTCGGAGTGGAGATCAAAACCCTTTCCGAGATTGTGGCCGCTGCCCTGGTAATTTAAAGCGATTACCGTTTCTTCCGGCTTTCGGCGATTTCCCTGACCGCCTTAATGGCGGCCCTGATATCATCCTCAGCATTAAACGGGCCGATTCCAAATCGAACCGAGCCATGAATCTTATCGGTGCCCAATTGCTCATGCACCAGCGGGGCGCAATGGAGCCCCGTGCGGCTGGCGATATTGTAGTCGACATCGAGCATGGTACCGGTATCGGCCGCCTCCAGTCCATCGATATTGAAAGCGAGCACGCCGATATGGTCGTTTAAATCTTCCTGACAGTATAGTATGACCCCCGGTATGCTTTTCAGGCCGTCGCGAAGCATAATGAGCAATCGTGACTCCAGCTCGTGAATGTTGTGCATTCCCCTTTTTTCAATCCAATCCACTCCGGCTTTCAGGCCGGAAATGCCCGAGAGGTTGGCGGTGCCATATTCAAGGCGATAGGGATACTCCTCCAGATGCGTACGAATCGCCGAGCGCACGCCGGTGCCGCCGGCGCGGGTATGGCTGATTTCCACTCCATCGCAGACATACAGTCCTCCAATACCCGTCGGTCCCATGAGCGACTTATGCCCAGTGAAAGCGACCACATCAATATTCATTGCCTGAACGTCAATCGGGATTTTTCCAGCCGTCTGTGAGGCATCGATAAGGAATGGAATCCCTTTTTGGCGGCAGATGGCCCCGATTTCCCCGACCGGCTGAACTGTGCCGATCACATTCGAAGCATGGTTGACTGCCACCAAGCGGGTATTTTTCTTGATCTTCTTGGCGATATCCTCCGGATGGACAAACCCTTTGCTGTCAAACGGGATATAATCTAACTCGACTCTGCTGTCCCTATAGAGATGATAGAGCGGCCGCAACACCGAATTATGCTCGATATTGGTTGTGATAGCGTGATCCCCTTCCTTAAGCAGTCCGAAAATGGCCAGATTCAGCGCATCCGTGGCGTTATAGGAAAAAATGAGTCGGTTGGGGTCAGTACCGTTAAAAAATCTGGTGAGAAGTTTTCGGGTATCCTCCACAAGTCCGCCGGCCACGATGCAGAGGTCATAGCCGGAGCGTCCGGGGTTGACTCCATAGTTGCGGTAAGAGTAATCCATCATTTGGTAGACTTCTTCCGGTTTTGGGAATGTTGTCGCGCCGTTGTCGAGATAAACTAATTTGTCCATTTTATACTCTGCTTTTCTTTTCAAAATTTTGCCTATTATAACGCCCACCGCCTTAGAAGTCAACAGGTTGGGACCGAATTCCAGAGGGCAATATTTGCGGCTGTATTGACGGTAAGGCGCAGGTTCTACTGGTGAGTAAGAAGGCGACATCCACGAGCGGAGAAATGATCTTTAAATTGACCCGATTAACGGGGTCATATTTGTCCGCAATACCGTAATTTGGGCTTGACAAAAGGTTGTGCAATCAATATGTTGTTTTCAGAAACCGTTATCTGACAAGGCGTTCTTCGTATATTTGGTATCATTGATCTATGAGGTCAGAGAGTAGTGCCGCGCCAAGAATAGACCGTTTATAGTGACTATAAATCATGAAGACGAAACTTGTGAATTGGTTGAATTTCATCGAGCAGTCTCAGATGGTTTTCGTCGGTGAAGGAAAAACTGAAAATCTGGAGGTTGCTATGAGTCGGAAACCAATTGCAATCTGCACAATTCTGATATTGACGCTCATCTTTATGGCGGGTGCGATTCCGGTCGGCGCCGTATGCGGCGATGTCGATGGAAATGGGAATATTAATATTCAGGATATCGGTCACCTTATCAGATATGTCTATAAGGCAGGGCCGCCGCCGCCCAATCCGCAGGATGCCGATATCGATGGCTCGGGCGCAGTAAACATTCTTGATATAACAAGATTGCTGAACTTCCTTTATCGCGGAGGTCCTCAGCCTACCTGCGCGCCTCCTCCATTCGATTTTCCCAATACGCCCGGCTCATGGTGGAAATACTATCGCTATAATTATCTGAATGGAAAACTTGATTCATTTTTGGTAACGGCCAATGAATCGGGTGATTTCGTTTATGGTTTTGACAGCGGGACAGAGACTCAGGATATTCGGATAGTGGGTAATCAGGTTTACGCGGGACCGATTTCGGTTTGGAATTGGTGCATGGATGTCCCCTATACTTTTCCGCTGGTCGTCGGCGCAAAATGGGGGAATAGCGGCATGTGCCTGCCAAATAGTTGGGAATTTTTTGCAGATTTCGATGTAACCGGGAAGGAAATAGCAACTGTTCCCGCGGGGGTATTCTCCGAAAGTCATCTTATTTCCAGTACCTGGGCGGTGGATGAAAGTGGACCCTCGGGATTTCGAAATGAGTGGTTTGTACCAGGAGTCGGGACGGTCAAACTTGAATTGAAAAACCGCCTGTTGGGACCACCGGACACCTGGTTCTGTAATCAGATTTGGTTTTTGGCTGGTTATTATATAGCCCCATGAGTGAACCGATTCTTGTCGGGGAGATTATTATGGAAATCCTGACATGATCCGGGCCGGAATTTCTCGAATCTGATATAGATCACTTCATTCAAAATGCAAAGGTCGCTGCCTCGGAGCGGCACGGGATAACCCCACAGTTGCGGTAAGCATAATCAATCATATTGCAGACTTCTTCCGATTTCGGGAAGGTTTTCGCCCTGTTATCGAGATAAATCAATTTGTCCGTTTTATTCTCTGTCATTTATTAAGAGCATTCCCATTCTAACGTCAACGCGTTAGATGTCATCAGGTTGGGGGGGGTGTTCTTGATATAAGGGCGCACGCACAACCGCGAGAAACCGAATTCTGAAATTCGTATACGGAAAGAGACACCGCTCTTTGATCTATGAAAGAATGGGAAATTGCTGTGAAATAGAAAATATTCTGTAAGAATAAGGCCAACTGACAAATCATATATTTGAACTGAACCCTTATTTAACCTTTTTAGCTTACGGGAGGATCATTTATGTGCAAAGTAAAAAGCATCGTTCTTCTTGCAGCCGTTCTTATAGTGCTTCCGGCATTTGCACTGGCACAGGCGCAAATCATGTGGCCGGATGATGTTACCGATCTCATAATCAAAGCCGCCTATGTCAAGGGAACGGCCAAATGCAACCTATTTTATAAATACACTCTTGATTACAAAGAAGCCAATGGCCAAACCTATTTTCCCATATTGACTTCGTATATTCCGGTGACAAGTGGTTATCTCGGCAAATGGATCACCGCTGCATTAGCTCCGGGTGACTATGATCTCCGCCTGCAGGTGTATCATACGCTATCACCCAACCCGGCAATTACCAGCATCAAACGGGTCAATGTAACGCCTAACGGAAAAATCGGTGCCAGCTTTTTCAACCTTAGCGGGCAGTATTCGGCCATTGCCAATTACTGCGATTATGACAACGACGCCCAGTGGGAAATTATTTATGCAACTGGCAGCGGAATAGATGTCATTAATGCTGATGGGTCCCAGAGCGTCATAGACCAGTATGGCCATTATTATTTGCCGGTGGCGATCGGAAATCTCAATGCAGGGGATCGAATTGATGACATATTGGCCGTGAAAGATGTTGACGGTGAAAACAATGATGCCGTAATTGGATATGGGAAAGACGGAATGATGTTCGCAATTTCTCTGGGGACGGATATCGAAAGGAATTGGGAATATGAGCGCACCTATGCTTATCCGATGCTGAAGGATGTAAATGGAGACAATATTGACGAAATATTCATCAAGGAAAATGGCGCACGACCTCGCGTCATCGATTGCCGACTGCCGTCCGGGGTGTTTCATGAAGAGGAGGCTCATGCCTTCATTCCCGCCGACCTCAACCACGATGGGGTCTATCGCATGTACGTTTCCTATGGAAATCAACTCAAGTCTTACAACAGCAACTGGGGCAGTCCTATAAGTCACAGTTTCACCGATCCGAATCATCAGCCCGACAATTTCAACACCTGGGCAAGATTTCTGTCGGCTTATGATATTGATGATGATAATGATGATGAACTGATCTTTCTTGCTCCATGCACGGACAACAACTACCATATCTGGGCATTTAACGAGGATGTGAATGGCTTTTTGAGCCCTGTATCATCATGGCCACGTAACACATACATATCGAACAGCAAATTCCCCGCGCCTCCGGTCATCGCCGATATTGGCAAAGATGGCGACCTTGAATATATGATCAGTTTCTGGGGTTGGGAGAATAATTACGGCTACATTTATGCCTGGCATATTGAAAACGGCAATCCCTACAAGGGTACGGAACAATCACCGATCTTTGCGCAGACAATATTCCCTTCAGGGATTACGCAGCCAATTTTGGTCGATATTAACAATGATTTGAGTACGGAGGTTGTAGTCAGCGGATGCGGCCTTGTCGCCAATCCCGGTCAGAGGCTTATCGCATGGGATAAGAACGGCAACTGGTTGCCGGAATATACCATGGAGCTTGGGATCGGTGGTACTGATGATTACATGTTTACCCCTTTTATCAACGATTTCGACCAGAACGGTTATATCGATCTGGTTCTGCCTCTCTGGGAAGGCAAACTCTTCGTGAGAGGTTTCGCAAATGCGGTGCATGATATTTCCGCAACGCCGGCTGCGATGTATCGTTATGTCCGCAATTTTGACTCTCATGGTCCATCGTATGATCAGAGTAACAATTATATATGCGGTGATGTGAATGACGACAGTTATATTAACAAAGCCGACATCAATTATCTTATCGCCTATATATTCCAGGGCGGTCCTCCACCAGTGCATCCCGGATCAGGTGATGTGAACTGCGATGGATATGTCAACGTCGGGGATATGGTCTATATCGTAAATTACCTTATTAAAGGCGGTCCGGCCCCCTGCGATTGTGAGGGAGGCGTACTCAAAGATGGTACGGCGGCGATAAGTTTGCGCGTAACACCCATTGATGGGTATTCTACATTATGTCTCAACTCCACGATTGACCTTGCGGCATTGGAACTCACATTTGATAAGGAACTCGCCAAGAATCCAATCAGTTATATGTCCAAAGATATAAAGTTGTTGCGCACCTCTGTCGGGAATGGCGAGAGAATTACTTATGTCGACCTCGACGGCGGGACACATATTGGAATAGGAGAATATAATATCATTCGCATTGACGGGGTATCATCCTTGGAATCTGCCTCGGCTTTCGATGTGCACGGTAAGATGTATTCGGTGAGAGTTACGGAATGCGGGAAAGCAATGTTGCCGACGGAATTCGCCTTTGATCAAAATTACCCTAATCCTTTCAATCCGAGTACTATATTCTCATTTTCACTGCCGGTTGAATCTGAGGTCAATTTGACAATATATAACATCCTTGGTCAAGAGATTGCCACTATAATCAATAAGGTAATGCCTGCCGGCGAGCACCGCGTTACCTGGGAGGGTAAGGATATCAATGGTAACTCGGTTGGAAGCGGAGTATACTTATCCAAATTTAAGGCAGGAGATTTCCAAAGTGTGAGAAAAATCTCACTGTTGAAATAGATGGTGAATGCCAATCCTGCATTCGGGAGTGCTGGCAAATTGCCACACTCCCGAAGGATTGTTGCATGGCACAAATGCTTATTGCACCCCTGCTTATTCGCCCGGATCGACAGGTATGACATCGATACAGTCAATACAGTAGTGATGAATCGGGCCGCAGTCATAATATTTCCCAGTCGCCGGGTCATACAGGTACCCCATCCATATGGTCTTGAGGACGCCAATATGTCCATGGGGGTTACAGGAGCCGCAGTCGCCAAGGGTTGCGCGCTGATTGTAAACATCGCAGTATATGGCGACAGCAGGTTCGGCGAAAAGTCCGGCCACGCCGATCCCAATAACGACCGCCAGCCCGAGAGTTTCATCCCAGAGAATGGATGTTCTCACTGTTTAACACCTCCTCTCTTTTTTGTCTGGCCATATTCCCGGCCAGTTTATCACAAATATCTTCCTGCAATTCTGGATTTCATTCTCTCTTTGACGGAATTGAAAATCTCCAGAGCACTCCGGCGACAATAAGCCTAAACGCTATTGCAATCGGTATGACAAGGCCGCGCCATGATTGTTTTACGGCCGGCATTAT
The genomic region above belongs to Candidatus Zixiibacteriota bacterium and contains:
- a CDS encoding aminotransferase class V-fold PLP-dependent enzyme, with the protein product MDKLVYLDNGATTFPKPEEVYQMMDYSYRNYGVNPGRSGYDLCIVAGGLVEDTRKLLTRFFNGTDPNRLIFSYNATDALNLAIFGLLKEGDHAITTNIEHNSVLRPLYHLYRDSRVELDYIPFDSKGFVHPEDIAKKIKKNTRLVAVNHASNVIGTVQPVGEIGAICRQKGIPFLIDASQTAGKIPIDVQAMNIDVVAFTGHKSLMGPTGIGGLYVCDGVEISHTRAGGTGVRSAIRTHLEEYPYRLEYGTANLSGISGLKAGVDWIEKRGMHNIHELESRLLIMLRDGLKSIPGVILYCQEDLNDHIGVLAFNIDGLEAADTGTMLDVDYNIASRTGLHCAPLVHEQLGTDKIHGSVRFGIGPFNAEDDIRAAIKAVREIAESRKKR
- a CDS encoding dockerin type I repeat-containing protein, with protein sequence MSRKPIAICTILILTLIFMAGAIPVGAVCGDVDGNGNINIQDIGHLIRYVYKAGPPPPNPQDADIDGSGAVNILDITRLLNFLYRGGPQPTCAPPPFDFPNTPGSWWKYYRYNYLNGKLDSFLVTANESGDFVYGFDSGTETQDIRIVGNQVYAGPISVWNWCMDVPYTFPLVVGAKWGNSGMCLPNSWEFFADFDVTGKEIATVPAGVFSESHLISSTWAVDESGPSGFRNEWFVPGVGTVKLELKNRLLGPPDTWFCNQIWFLAGYYIAP
- a CDS encoding T9SS type A sorting domain-containing protein: MCKVKSIVLLAAVLIVLPAFALAQAQIMWPDDVTDLIIKAAYVKGTAKCNLFYKYTLDYKEANGQTYFPILTSYIPVTSGYLGKWITAALAPGDYDLRLQVYHTLSPNPAITSIKRVNVTPNGKIGASFFNLSGQYSAIANYCDYDNDAQWEIIYATGSGIDVINADGSQSVIDQYGHYYLPVAIGNLNAGDRIDDILAVKDVDGENNDAVIGYGKDGMMFAISLGTDIERNWEYERTYAYPMLKDVNGDNIDEIFIKENGARPRVIDCRLPSGVFHEEEAHAFIPADLNHDGVYRMYVSYGNQLKSYNSNWGSPISHSFTDPNHQPDNFNTWARFLSAYDIDDDNDDELIFLAPCTDNNYHIWAFNEDVNGFLSPVSSWPRNTYISNSKFPAPPVIADIGKDGDLEYMISFWGWENNYGYIYAWHIENGNPYKGTEQSPIFAQTIFPSGITQPILVDINNDLSTEVVVSGCGLVANPGQRLIAWDKNGNWLPEYTMELGIGGTDDYMFTPFINDFDQNGYIDLVLPLWEGKLFVRGFANAVHDISATPAAMYRYVRNFDSHGPSYDQSNNYICGDVNDDSYINKADINYLIAYIFQGGPPPVHPGSGDVNCDGYVNVGDMVYIVNYLIKGGPAPCDCEGGVLKDGTAAISLRVTPIDGYSTLCLNSTIDLAALELTFDKELAKNPISYMSKDIKLLRTSVGNGERITYVDLDGGTHIGIGEYNIIRIDGVSSLESASAFDVHGKMYSVRVTECGKAMLPTEFAFDQNYPNPFNPSTIFSFSLPVESEVNLTIYNILGQEIATIINKVMPAGEHRVTWEGKDINGNSVGSGVYLSKFKAGDFQSVRKISLLK